In a genomic window of Pseudoxanthomonas indica:
- a CDS encoding DUF962 domain-containing protein: protein MSRFASFREFYPFYLSEHSNRVSRRLHFIGSCGVLLLLAWAIYRGNAWWLLAALFCGYGFAWVGHFFFEKNRPATFKHPFYSFAGDWVMFKDILLGRVKL, encoded by the coding sequence AGTTTCCGCGAGTTCTATCCGTTCTACCTCAGTGAGCACAGCAACCGCGTGTCGCGGCGGCTGCATTTCATCGGCAGTTGCGGCGTGCTCCTGCTGCTGGCGTGGGCGATCTATCGCGGCAATGCCTGGTGGCTCCTGGCCGCGCTGTTCTGCGGTTACGGCTTCGCCTGGGTGGGGCACTTCTTCTTCGAGAAGAACCGGCCCGCCACCTTCAAGCATCCGTTCTATTCGTTTGCTGGCGACTGGGTGATGTTCAAGGACATCCTGCTCGGACGAGTGAAGCTCTAG
- a CDS encoding DMT family protein produces the protein MLARVLPLVLLLASNVFMTFAWYGHLKYRSSPLLLAIVASWGIAFFEYSLMVPANRLGSTVYSVVQLKTIQEILTLVVFAGFSTWYLGQPLKWNHYAAFALIVGAAFLMFYEPGGAASPTPTL, from the coding sequence ATGCTCGCCCGCGTCCTGCCCCTGGTCCTGCTGCTGGCTTCCAACGTCTTCATGACCTTCGCCTGGTACGGCCATCTGAAGTACCGCAGCTCGCCGCTGCTGCTGGCCATCGTGGCCAGCTGGGGCATCGCCTTTTTCGAGTACTCGCTGATGGTGCCGGCCAACCGGCTGGGCAGCACGGTGTACTCGGTGGTGCAGCTCAAGACGATCCAGGAGATCCTGACGCTGGTGGTGTTCGCCGGCTTTTCGACCTGGTATCTCGGGCAGCCGCTGAAGTGGAACCACTACGCGGCGTTCGCGCTGATCGTCGGTGCTGCGTTCCTGATGTTCTATGAGCCGGGTGGTGCGGCGAGTCCCACGCCGACGCTCTAG
- a CDS encoding response regulator transcription factor: MRHSQETAGLVLVVEDNRNISEMVGEYLEGRGFEVDYASDGLDGYRLATENSYDVVVLDLMLPRMDGMEVCKKLRNEARKSTPVLMLTARDTLDDKLTGLSSGADDYLTKPFAIQELEARLRALIRRERRQVGAEVLKVADLVLDPVSMRATRGGNELMLSPIGLRLLTILMRESPRVVTRQEIEREIWGNGLPDSDTLRSHLYNLRKVIDKPFDKPLLHTVQSAGYRIADIG; this comes from the coding sequence ATGCGCCATTCACAGGAAACTGCAGGGCTGGTTCTGGTGGTCGAGGACAACCGAAACATCTCCGAGATGGTCGGTGAGTATCTAGAGGGTCGTGGATTTGAGGTGGATTACGCCTCGGACGGGCTGGACGGTTACCGGCTCGCCACCGAGAACAGCTACGACGTGGTCGTGCTGGATTTGATGCTGCCGCGCATGGACGGCATGGAAGTCTGCAAGAAGTTGCGCAATGAAGCGCGCAAGTCCACGCCGGTGCTCATGCTCACCGCACGTGACACGCTGGACGACAAGCTCACCGGCCTGAGTTCCGGTGCCGATGATTACCTGACCAAGCCGTTCGCCATCCAGGAACTGGAAGCGCGTCTGCGCGCCCTGATCCGGCGCGAGCGCCGGCAGGTGGGCGCCGAGGTGCTGAAGGTCGCCGACCTGGTGCTGGATCCGGTCAGCATGCGCGCCACCCGTGGCGGCAACGAGCTGATGCTCTCGCCAATCGGTCTGCGCCTGCTGACCATCCTGATGCGTGAGTCGCCGCGGGTGGTGACGCGGCAGGAGATCGAGCGTGAGATTTGGGGCAATGGCCTGCCCGATTCGGACACGCTGCGCAGCCATCTGTACAACCTGCGCAAGGTGATCGACAAACCCTTCGACAAGCCCCTGCTGCACACCGTGCAGAGCGCGGGTTATCGAATCGCGGACATCGGCTGA
- a CDS encoding sensor histidine kinase, whose translation MPQGLPRKLRIAFILQAVMVSLAIVLGVYLISAVIKHSLMNTALQEEATHFWELYDASTAQPPPNTHNLRGYLVVKGHSNLVLPDNLRALKPGFHELKDDDMLVLVDEQPAGRLYLVFLRSQAERLAFYFGTLPIILTLIAIYAVSWLTYRASKRLVSPVSWLARQVAMWDPRRPDVSALAPEKLPAEVQGEARQLAQALHGLSERVAAHVARERDFTRDASHELRTPLTVIRVASDMAMAEEASPRVARSLQRIQRAGRDMEAVIDAFLILAREAEVEPQREDFDVADVVLDEAENARTLLIGKPVDLEVTCNAKPRLHAPPRVFQVVISNLLRNACSYTDEGRIDVLVEADRICVSDSGIGMSQEAMQRVFEPFYRVDPTRPRGSGLGLSIVSRLCERFGWKIELESELGKGTTATIRFA comes from the coding sequence ATGCCGCAGGGGTTGCCGCGCAAGCTTCGTATCGCCTTCATCCTGCAGGCCGTGATGGTGAGCCTGGCGATCGTGCTGGGTGTGTATCTGATCTCGGCGGTCATCAAGCACAGCCTGATGAACACCGCGCTGCAGGAAGAGGCCACCCACTTCTGGGAGCTGTACGACGCCTCGACCGCGCAGCCGCCGCCCAACACGCACAACCTGCGTGGCTACCTGGTGGTGAAGGGGCACTCCAACCTGGTGCTGCCGGACAACCTACGCGCGCTCAAGCCCGGCTTCCACGAGCTCAAGGACGACGACATGCTGGTGCTGGTGGACGAGCAGCCGGCCGGTCGCCTGTACCTGGTGTTCCTGCGTTCGCAGGCCGAGCGGCTGGCGTTCTATTTCGGCACGCTGCCGATCATCCTGACCCTGATCGCGATCTACGCGGTGTCCTGGCTGACCTACCGGGCGTCCAAGCGCCTGGTCTCGCCGGTGAGCTGGCTGGCGCGGCAAGTGGCCATGTGGGATCCGCGCAGGCCGGATGTCAGTGCGCTGGCACCGGAGAAACTGCCGGCCGAAGTGCAGGGCGAAGCGCGCCAGCTGGCGCAGGCCCTGCACGGCCTGTCCGAGCGCGTGGCCGCGCATGTGGCGCGCGAGCGCGACTTCACCCGCGACGCCAGCCATGAACTGCGTACCCCGCTGACGGTGATCCGCGTGGCCAGCGACATGGCCATGGCCGAGGAGGCCTCGCCGCGCGTGGCGCGTTCGCTGCAACGCATCCAGCGCGCCGGCCGCGACATGGAGGCGGTGATTGATGCCTTCCTGATCCTGGCGCGCGAGGCCGAAGTGGAGCCGCAGCGCGAGGACTTCGACGTGGCCGACGTGGTGCTGGACGAAGCCGAGAACGCGCGCACGTTGCTGATCGGCAAGCCGGTGGATCTGGAAGTGACCTGCAACGCCAAGCCGCGCCTGCATGCGCCGCCGCGCGTGTTCCAGGTGGTGATCAGCAACCTGCTGCGCAACGCCTGCAGCTATACCGACGAAGGCCGCATCGATGTGCTGGTGGAGGCGGATCGGATCTGCGTCAGCGATTCCGGCATCGGCATGTCGCAAGAGGCGATGCAGCGGGTGTTCGAACCCTTCTACCGGGTCGACCCCACCCGCCCGCGCGGCAGCGGCCTGGGCCTGTCGATCGTCAGCCGCCTGTGCGAACGCTTCGGCTGGAAAATCGAGCTGGAAAGCGAGTTGGGCAAGGGCACGACCGCCACGATCCGCTTCGCGTAG
- a CDS encoding efflux RND transporter periplasmic adaptor subunit encodes MSQPSRPSPRPTPRRASPWISRIVIGAVALAVVGGGIWYWQGRKAEAADGAYRTAPVERGNIRVAISATGTLSAISTVTVGSQISGQVTDVRVDFNSPVKKGDVLARIDPKTYEAQIEQGTAQIAAARASLAQAQATLRNADLDYQRKADLGTQKLVAQSDVDLARAARDQARAQLNSAQAQINQQTASTQTTRVNLERTVIRSPVDGVVLTRSIEPGQTVAASLQAPELFTIAEDLRKMKIELAVDEADIGQVKVGQGVSFTVDAFPDRQFRGLVEQVRLAATTTNNVVTYPVVVTVDNEDETLLPGLTVNAEIEVSKRDNVLTVSNAALRYKPNDDTAAPAAPRGAARGTGMADELQRIAGTLALKPAQQAAFDEALSAIRERQAARTAQAPQQSGGGSVFGGGPPGGGPRSGNNSGGANLQAQMRQRMAERFQQDFAAFRASLDAAQQKRWDSELKTLLGAKRAPLYKLVAGKPQAVTVRIGATDGSATEIAGDIKEGDLIVVGERAKE; translated from the coding sequence ATGAGCCAGCCGTCCCGTCCGTCCCCGCGTCCGACTCCCCGCCGTGCTTCGCCCTGGATTTCCCGCATCGTCATCGGCGCGGTTGCGCTGGCCGTGGTCGGCGGTGGCATCTGGTACTGGCAGGGGCGCAAGGCCGAGGCGGCGGACGGGGCGTATCGCACCGCGCCGGTGGAACGCGGCAACATCCGCGTGGCCATCTCCGCCACCGGCACCTTGAGCGCGATTTCCACGGTCACCGTGGGCAGCCAGATTTCCGGCCAGGTCACCGACGTGCGGGTCGACTTCAACAGCCCGGTCAAGAAGGGCGATGTGCTGGCGCGCATCGATCCCAAGACCTACGAAGCCCAGATCGAGCAGGGCACCGCGCAGATTGCCGCTGCGCGCGCGTCGCTGGCGCAGGCGCAGGCCACCTTGCGCAACGCCGATCTGGACTACCAGCGCAAGGCCGACCTGGGCACGCAGAAGCTGGTCGCGCAAAGCGACGTGGACCTGGCCCGGGCCGCGCGTGATCAGGCGCGCGCGCAGCTCAACTCCGCACAGGCGCAGATCAACCAGCAGACCGCATCGACCCAGACCACCCGCGTCAACCTGGAGCGCACGGTGATTCGTTCGCCGGTCGACGGTGTGGTGCTGACCCGCAGCATCGAACCCGGGCAGACGGTGGCCGCCAGCCTGCAGGCGCCGGAGTTGTTCACCATCGCCGAAGACCTGCGCAAGATGAAGATCGAACTGGCCGTGGACGAAGCCGACATCGGCCAGGTCAAGGTCGGCCAGGGCGTGTCGTTCACCGTCGACGCCTTCCCGGACCGGCAGTTCCGCGGCCTGGTCGAACAGGTGCGCCTGGCGGCGACCACCACCAACAACGTGGTGACCTATCCGGTGGTGGTGACCGTGGACAACGAGGACGAGACCTTGCTGCCCGGGCTGACCGTCAACGCCGAGATCGAAGTGAGCAAGCGCGACAACGTGCTGACCGTGTCCAACGCCGCGCTGCGCTACAAGCCCAACGATGACACCGCCGCGCCGGCCGCACCGCGCGGCGCCGCGCGTGGCACCGGCATGGCCGACGAACTGCAGCGCATCGCCGGTACGCTCGCGCTCAAGCCCGCGCAGCAGGCCGCATTCGATGAAGCGTTGTCGGCCATCCGCGAACGCCAGGCTGCGCGCACCGCGCAGGCGCCGCAGCAATCCGGCGGTGGCAGCGTATTTGGCGGTGGCCCGCCCGGCGGTGGACCGCGCTCCGGCAACAACAGCGGTGGCGCCAACCTGCAGGCGCAGATGCGCCAGCGCATGGCCGAACGCTTCCAGCAAGACTTCGCCGCCTTCCGCGCCAGTCTGGATGCGGCTCAGCAGAAGCGCTGGGACAGCGAACTCAAGACCCTGCTGGGCGCCAAGCGCGCACCGCTGTACAAGCTGGTGGCCGGCAAGCCGCAGGCGGTGACCGTGCGCATCGGCGCCACTGATGGCAGTGCGACGGAAATCGCCGGCGATATCAAGGAAGGCGATTTGATTGTTGTGGGCGAGCGGGCCAAGGAATGA
- a CDS encoding ABC transporter ATP-binding protein produces the protein MSAASTTEDRVPVIETRALGKVYSAGSEAEVVALHGVDMRIHRGDFVAIMGPSGSGKSTLMNLIGCLDTPTSGSYYCDGVDVSTLDAEELAILRRDKIGFVFQGFNLLPRMSALENVAMPLGYAQVPPHERSERARQALAAVGLAERGGHRPTELSGGQQQRVAIARALINEPPIILADEPTGALDSRTGEEILALFKRLRDEGHTVVLITHDAEVAAHADRTLVMRDGELHEQEAGA, from the coding sequence ATGAGCGCCGCGAGCACGACCGAAGATCGCGTGCCGGTGATCGAGACACGCGCGCTGGGCAAGGTGTACTCGGCCGGCAGCGAAGCCGAGGTGGTGGCCTTGCACGGCGTGGACATGCGCATCCACCGCGGCGATTTCGTCGCCATCATGGGGCCGTCCGGTTCCGGCAAGTCGACCCTGATGAACCTGATCGGCTGCCTGGATACGCCCACCTCCGGCAGCTACTACTGCGATGGCGTGGACGTGTCCACGCTGGACGCGGAGGAGCTGGCGATCCTGCGACGCGACAAGATCGGCTTCGTCTTCCAGGGCTTCAACCTGCTGCCGCGCATGAGCGCGCTGGAGAACGTGGCCATGCCGCTGGGCTATGCGCAGGTACCGCCGCACGAGCGCAGCGAGCGCGCCCGCCAGGCGCTGGCCGCGGTCGGCCTGGCCGAACGCGGTGGCCATCGCCCGACCGAGCTGTCCGGTGGCCAGCAACAGCGCGTGGCCATTGCCCGCGCGCTGATCAACGAACCGCCGATCATCCTCGCCGACGAACCCACCGGCGCGCTCGACAGCCGCACCGGCGAGGAAATCCTGGCCCTGTTCAAGCGCTTGCGCGATGAGGGCCACACCGTGGTGCTGATCACCCATGATGCCGAAGTGGCGGCGCACGCGGATCGCACGCTGGTGATGCGCGATGGCGAACTGCATGAGCAGGAGGCCGGCGCATGA
- a CDS encoding ABC transporter permease, with protein MNFTDILRTAIFALRGNWMRSALTSLGVIIGIAAVIVMVSVGQGTQAEIDKLVSGLGSQRLDINPGAGRGGGGVRQSSSSYFTLREGDVDAIREQIPEVQYVAGALRGSSQVVYAENNWSSSWQGVQPDYFDINSWTIANGEGFDAQAYSSAGKSVILGETVRRELFGEETGVGQTVRIGRVPFTVVGTLAPKGQGGFGQDQDDVMMVPLETARRRLTGAMGLPPSAVMQIALTVSDAKDLGYVQGEVEALLRQRHKIAPGDDDDFNVRNISEIVATRTATTRLMSLLLGAVATISLIVGGIGIMNIMLVSVTERIREIGLRMAVGAGPGDVRRQFLAEAMLISLIGGVLGIAIGIVGALLVGKFSELPVALNGQVIGLAAGFSVATGLFFGYYPARKASQLDPIEALRQQ; from the coding sequence ATGAATTTCACCGATATCCTGCGCACCGCCATCTTCGCCCTGCGCGGCAACTGGATGCGCAGCGCGTTGACCTCGCTGGGCGTGATCATCGGCATTGCCGCGGTCATCGTGATGGTCTCGGTAGGGCAGGGCACGCAGGCGGAAATCGACAAGCTCGTGTCCGGCCTCGGCTCGCAGCGACTGGACATCAATCCCGGCGCCGGCCGTGGCGGTGGCGGCGTGCGCCAAAGTTCGAGCAGCTACTTCACCCTGCGCGAGGGTGATGTGGATGCGATCCGCGAGCAGATTCCGGAAGTGCAGTACGTGGCCGGCGCACTGCGTGGCAGCAGCCAGGTGGTGTACGCCGAAAACAACTGGTCCAGCAGCTGGCAGGGCGTGCAGCCGGACTACTTCGACATCAACAGCTGGACCATCGCCAATGGCGAAGGCTTCGACGCGCAGGCCTACAGCAGTGCCGGCAAGTCGGTGATCCTGGGTGAGACGGTGCGCCGCGAGTTGTTTGGCGAAGAGACTGGCGTGGGCCAGACCGTGCGCATCGGCCGGGTGCCGTTCACCGTGGTCGGCACGCTGGCGCCCAAGGGCCAGGGCGGCTTTGGCCAGGATCAGGATGACGTCATGATGGTGCCGCTGGAAACCGCGCGCCGCCGTCTGACGGGCGCGATGGGCCTGCCGCCCAGCGCGGTGATGCAGATCGCGCTGACCGTCAGTGACGCCAAGGATCTGGGGTACGTGCAGGGCGAAGTGGAAGCCTTGCTGCGCCAGCGCCACAAGATTGCGCCCGGCGATGACGACGACTTCAACGTGCGCAACATCTCCGAAATCGTCGCCACGCGTACCGCCACCACGCGGCTGATGTCGTTGTTGCTGGGGGCGGTGGCGACCATCTCGCTGATCGTCGGTGGCATCGGCATCATGAACATCATGCTGGTGTCGGTGACCGAACGCATCCGCGAAATCGGCCTGCGCATGGCGGTGGGTGCGGGCCCGGGCGATGTGCGCCGGCAGTTCCTCGCCGAGGCCATGTTGATTTCGCTGATTGGCGGCGTGTTGGGTATCGCGATCGGCATCGTCGGTGCGCTGCTCGTCGGCAAATTCAGTGAACTGCCGGTGGCATTGAACGGGCAGGTGATTGGCCTGGCCGCGGGCTTCTCGGTGGCCACGGGTCTGTTTTTCGGCTACTACCCGGCACGCAAGGCCTCGCAACTGGATCCGATCGAGGCGCTGCGCCAGCAATAG
- a CDS encoding RNA polymerase sigma factor, giving the protein MDPATYTQLRQQAQRLCRRAADVEDLVQDALIAGLAAGRSDAPWLSGTLRNLAAMQARGAVRRRRREAAVVADVDADTCPPLSEPPCLGIGATAWPDAWQAWPASLRRVAVLALHGMSAEEIRYVLGLSDEAFRQRLSRLRKALARLSREQRAESLALAYVRDPARSVDLQFGLVRRALKAALQGQDGMATHDTDGHLLVIRGHGHEWPPRGNG; this is encoded by the coding sequence ATGGACCCCGCTACCTACACGCAGCTGCGACAACAAGCGCAACGACTGTGTCGGCGCGCGGCCGACGTCGAAGACCTCGTGCAGGACGCGCTAATCGCCGGCCTGGCAGCGGGTCGCAGTGATGCGCCCTGGTTGAGTGGAACATTGCGCAACCTGGCGGCGATGCAGGCACGCGGCGCGGTTCGCCGGCGTCGCCGTGAGGCAGCCGTCGTAGCGGACGTTGACGCTGACACCTGTCCGCCCCTGTCCGAGCCGCCATGCCTTGGTATCGGCGCAACCGCCTGGCCTGACGCCTGGCAGGCGTGGCCCGCCTCGCTGCGCCGCGTCGCCGTGCTGGCGCTGCATGGCATGTCCGCCGAGGAAATCCGCTATGTCCTGGGCTTGAGCGATGAGGCCTTCCGCCAGCGCCTGAGCCGGCTGCGCAAGGCGCTGGCCCGGCTCTCACGCGAGCAGCGCGCCGAAAGCCTGGCCCTGGCGTACGTCCGCGATCCGGCACGCAGCGTCGATCTGCAGTTTGGTCTGGTCCGTCGCGCCCTCAAGGCTGCGTTGCAGGGCCAGGACGGCATGGCCACGCATGACACCGACGGCCATCTGCTGGTCATTCGCGGACATGGTCACGAATGGCCCCCGCGCGGCAACGGATGA
- a CDS encoding VOC family protein, whose translation MLTNCKVGAIVFFVRELARSVAFYRDTLGLPITAIDGHDGPFAMADVGDLTLVFLVQDAKPGDSPVVGFRLDGGIDDYAEKLAARGVEIVVPVSESPDGGLSLDFVDPDRNLLSLHQGPELPRRL comes from the coding sequence ATGCTTACGAATTGCAAGGTCGGCGCCATCGTGTTCTTTGTCCGCGAGCTGGCGCGCTCGGTGGCGTTTTACCGCGACACGCTCGGGTTGCCGATCACCGCCATCGACGGCCATGACGGGCCGTTTGCGATGGCCGACGTCGGCGACCTGACCCTGGTGTTCCTGGTCCAGGACGCCAAACCCGGCGACTCGCCGGTGGTGGGGTTCCGGCTGGACGGTGGCATCGACGACTACGCGGAGAAGCTGGCCGCGCGCGGCGTGGAAATCGTGGTGCCGGTGAGCGAATCGCCTGATGGCGGTTTGTCGCTGGACTTCGTTGACCCGGATCGCAATCTGCTGAGCCTGCATCAAGGCCCGGAATTGCCAAGGCGGCTGTGA
- a CDS encoding VOC family protein — MGTTTYKPQGYHSVTSYLIVDDAARALDFYRDAFGAEEVYRLPMGDKIGHAEIRIGDTVVMLSDEWPDMNALSPNSRGGGTASFMIYVEDADAAFARALKAGARENRPVTQEFWGDRIGTVMDPFGHKWSLSTHVEDVSPEEMQRRMEAWGKEQAQAQS, encoded by the coding sequence ATGGGCACCACCACCTACAAACCGCAGGGGTATCACAGCGTCACGTCCTATCTGATCGTCGATGACGCGGCCCGCGCACTGGATTTCTACCGCGATGCCTTTGGCGCCGAAGAGGTGTACCGGCTGCCGATGGGCGACAAGATCGGTCACGCCGAAATCCGCATCGGCGACACCGTGGTGATGCTGTCCGACGAATGGCCCGACATGAATGCCTTGTCGCCCAATTCGCGCGGCGGCGGCACCGCCAGCTTCATGATCTATGTCGAAGACGCCGACGCCGCCTTTGCCCGCGCGCTCAAGGCCGGCGCGCGCGAGAACCGCCCGGTGACGCAGGAATTCTGGGGCGATCGGATTGGCACCGTCATGGATCCGTTCGGCCACAAATGGTCGCTGTCCACCCACGTGGAAGACGTGTCGCCCGAAGAAATGCAGCGGCGCATGGAAGCCTGGGGCAAGGAACAGGCGCAGGCGCAAAGCTAG
- a CDS encoding SGNH/GDSL hydrolase family protein yields the protein MQRFAAQDQAQPPPRDAVLFVGSSSIRLWDSLAQDFPDAVVINRGFGGSEVRDSTWYADRIVYPYHPSTVVLYAGDNDLANGRTAEQVGQDTATFIDRVHKRLPSARIVIISTKPSPSRAHLLEAQRQANALVQRAAQQRGAVFVDVFTPMLDAQGQPRESLFIQDRLHMNASGYALWKQLLAPYVH from the coding sequence ATGCAGCGTTTTGCCGCCCAGGATCAGGCGCAGCCGCCGCCGCGCGACGCGGTGTTGTTTGTCGGCAGTTCCTCGATCCGCCTGTGGGACAGCCTGGCGCAGGATTTCCCCGATGCCGTGGTGATCAACCGTGGCTTTGGTGGTTCGGAAGTCCGCGACAGCACCTGGTACGCCGATCGCATTGTCTATCCCTATCACCCTTCGACGGTGGTGCTGTACGCCGGCGACAACGATCTGGCGAACGGCCGCACAGCCGAGCAGGTGGGCCAGGACACCGCCACCTTCATTGACCGCGTACACAAGCGCTTGCCGAGCGCGCGGATCGTGATCATCTCGACCAAGCCCAGCCCGTCGCGCGCCCATCTGCTCGAAGCCCAGCGCCAGGCCAACGCCCTGGTCCAGCGCGCGGCGCAGCAACGCGGCGCGGTGTTCGTGGATGTGTTCACGCCGATGCTGGATGCGCAGGGTCAACCGCGCGAATCGCTGTTCATCCAGGATCGCCTGCACATGAATGCGTCGGGCTACGCCCTGTGGAAGCAACTGCTGGCGCCGTACGTGCACTGA
- a CDS encoding diacylglycerol kinase, whose product MADEIGHMPRGPGRILKAAIWSMQGLRAAWLHESSFRLEVYLCLVLTPLALWLGGSAVERVLLIGSCLLVLSAELLNSAVEAVIERYGPEHHELAGRAKDMGSAAVFVLMMNVLLCWGLILGPRLF is encoded by the coding sequence ATGGCCGACGAAATCGGACACATGCCCCGCGGCCCAGGCCGCATCCTCAAAGCGGCCATCTGGTCCATGCAAGGCCTGCGCGCCGCCTGGCTGCATGAGTCCTCGTTCCGTCTCGAGGTCTATCTGTGCCTGGTGCTCACCCCGCTTGCGCTCTGGCTGGGCGGGAGCGCGGTCGAACGCGTCCTGCTGATCGGCAGCTGCCTGCTGGTGCTCTCGGCCGAACTGCTGAACTCGGCAGTGGAAGCGGTGATCGAGCGCTACGGCCCCGAGCACCATGAACTGGCCGGCCGCGCCAAGGACATGGGTTCGGCGGCGGTGTTCGTGCTGATGATGAATGTGCTGCTGTGCTGGGGCCTGATCCTGGGTCCGCGCCTGTTCTGA
- a CDS encoding TerC family protein → MSLEFLADPNVWLTLVTLSALEIVLGIDNLVFISIAVSKLPEAQRPTARKFGIAVACITRIALLVSLAFLARMQSDLFSVAGMGISVRDLVLILGGIFLLVKGAMEIKELITGGEDEDPTTSKASGVFGMVILQIAIIDIVFSLDSVITAVGMAQHIPIMVAAILLAVAVMLLAANPLGRFIDANPTIKMLALAFIVLIGVVLILDGLEIHVPKPYVYFAMGFSVMVEWLNLLMRRRAASKHIPGAGDW, encoded by the coding sequence ATGAGTCTTGAGTTCCTGGCCGACCCCAACGTCTGGCTGACCCTGGTAACGCTGAGCGCGCTGGAAATCGTGCTGGGCATCGACAACCTGGTGTTCATTTCGATCGCCGTCAGCAAGCTGCCCGAAGCGCAGCGCCCGACCGCGCGCAAGTTCGGCATCGCGGTGGCCTGCATCACGCGTATCGCCCTGCTGGTGTCGCTGGCGTTCCTGGCGCGCATGCAGTCCGATCTGTTCAGCGTGGCCGGCATGGGCATCTCGGTGCGCGACCTGGTGCTGATCCTGGGCGGCATCTTCCTGCTGGTGAAGGGCGCCATGGAGATCAAGGAACTGATCACCGGCGGCGAAGACGAAGACCCGACCACCTCCAAGGCCTCGGGCGTGTTCGGCATGGTGATCCTGCAGATTGCGATCATCGACATCGTGTTCTCGCTGGACTCGGTGATCACCGCGGTCGGCATGGCCCAGCATATTCCGATCATGGTCGCGGCGATCCTGCTGGCGGTGGCGGTGATGTTGCTGGCGGCCAATCCGCTCGGCCGTTTCATCGACGCCAATCCGACCATCAAGATGCTGGCGCTGGCCTTCATCGTGCTGATTGGCGTGGTGCTGATCCTGGACGGCCTGGAAATCCATGTGCCCAAGCCTTACGTCTACTTCGCCATGGGTTTCTCGGTGATGGTGGAATGGCTCAACCTGCTGATGCGCCGGCGTGCGGCCAGCAAGCACATCCCGGGCGCAGGCGACTGGTAA
- a CDS encoding LemA family protein, with amino-acid sequence MRVYVRCLVLLALAVLLSGCGYNTIQQKDEAVKAGWSEVLNQYKRRADLIPNLVKTVQGYAQQERQVLTDVTNARARVGQINVNADDPASLAQFQQAQGELGSALSRLLVVTENYPNLKSDQSFRDLQAQLEGTENRITVARGRYIQMVQDYNTYIRSFPQVITAKMFGYKEKPNFTVQNEAQISEAPQVDFGTPPPAPSAPPAPAPQPAPAPQPGN; translated from the coding sequence ATGCGTGTGTACGTCCGTTGCCTGGTGTTGCTTGCGCTGGCCGTGCTGCTGTCCGGCTGTGGCTACAACACGATCCAGCAGAAGGATGAGGCGGTCAAAGCCGGCTGGTCCGAAGTGCTGAACCAGTACAAGCGCCGCGCCGATCTCATTCCCAACCTGGTCAAGACCGTGCAGGGCTACGCCCAGCAGGAACGCCAGGTGCTGACCGACGTCACCAACGCGCGTGCGCGGGTGGGGCAGATCAATGTCAATGCCGACGATCCGGCCTCGCTGGCGCAGTTCCAGCAGGCGCAGGGTGAACTGGGCAGTGCGTTGTCGCGCCTGCTGGTGGTCACCGAGAACTATCCGAACCTGAAATCCGATCAGTCGTTCCGCGATCTGCAGGCGCAGCTGGAAGGCACCGAGAATCGCATCACCGTGGCGCGCGGGCGTTACATCCAGATGGTGCAGGACTACAACACATACATCCGTTCGTTCCCGCAGGTGATCACCGCCAAGATGTTCGGCTACAAGGAAAAGCCGAACTTCACCGTGCAGAACGAAGCGCAGATCTCCGAAGCGCCGCAGGTGGATTTCGGCACGCCGCCGCCGGCGCCCAGTGCACCGCCCGCTCCGGCACCGCAGCCGGCTCCGGCACCGCAACCGGGGAACTGA